One part of the Bacteroidota bacterium genome encodes these proteins:
- a CDS encoding ABC transporter permease has product MVKYIFKRILFFIPTLIAISLLTFFISINAPGDPVEIMLNRSNGSEGQNAKNSAGDKDYAALRNKLGFDLPVFYFSLTDATISDTLYRISNPSHRETLKRLSNDFGIWENVSEYYLSVQQLELRLFSIAKTDHNASRVSETKNLIDELYRNYEKSTIKNTLEKISNQISDTLENERNHLSDCFERMISEKNPYRKYIPVLHWFGFNNQYHHWVMNFITGDFGISYQDKRPVENSLYDALGKTLGISLTSILLAYCIAIPLGVHSSVKKGTRNEKTISTTLFILYSLPNFWIATMLVVFLCGGDYLSWFPAPGSPAIPDDAPLWYKFSEGVYRLLLPLFCWTYGSLAFISRQMRGGILASITQDYIQTARAKGLDEKQVIWKHAMKNSLLPLITLFASIFPLAISGSFVIETIFNIPGMGKLGLDALYARDYPIIFTVMMFTAILTMLGNLVSDILYALVDPRIAYTKKS; this is encoded by the coding sequence ATGGTAAAATACATTTTCAAGCGGATTCTGTTTTTCATTCCCACTCTGATCGCTATTTCGCTTCTCACTTTTTTTATTTCCATTAATGCGCCAGGCGATCCGGTTGAAATAATGCTCAACAGGTCAAACGGAAGCGAAGGGCAGAACGCAAAAAATTCTGCCGGTGACAAAGACTATGCTGCATTGAGGAATAAACTCGGTTTTGATCTGCCAGTATTTTATTTCTCTCTCACCGATGCAACTATTTCGGATACACTGTATAGGATTTCAAATCCTTCTCACCGCGAAACCCTTAAACGCCTTTCAAATGATTTTGGAATCTGGGAAAATGTTTCCGAATATTATTTATCTGTACAGCAACTAGAATTAAGATTGTTTTCTATAGCAAAAACAGACCACAATGCTTCCCGCGTTTCTGAAACTAAAAATCTGATTGATGAGCTTTACAGAAACTATGAAAAGTCAACCATCAAAAATACGCTTGAAAAAATTTCAAATCAGATTTCGGACACACTGGAAAATGAACGCAATCATTTGTCTGACTGTTTTGAAAGAATGATTTCAGAAAAAAATCCTTACAGGAAATATATTCCTGTCCTTCATTGGTTTGGATTCAACAACCAGTATCATCATTGGGTAATGAATTTCATAACAGGAGATTTCGGAATTTCTTATCAGGATAAACGTCCGGTTGAGAATTCCCTGTATGATGCACTTGGAAAAACTCTGGGTATAAGTCTGACTTCCATTCTTCTGGCTTATTGCATTGCCATTCCGCTGGGTGTTCATTCATCTGTAAAAAAAGGAACGCGAAATGAAAAAACAATCAGCACTACCCTTTTCATTTTATATTCACTGCCAAATTTCTGGATTGCTACCATGCTGGTTGTTTTTCTCTGCGGAGGCGATTATCTTTCGTGGTTTCCTGCTCCGGGTTCGCCTGCTATTCCGGATGACGCACCTCTTTGGTATAAATTTTCTGAAGGAGTTTACCGTTTACTACTTCCTCTCTTCTGCTGGACATACGGATCTCTTGCGTTTATTTCCCGGCAAATGCGAGGTGGAATTCTTGCCAGCATCACACAGGATTACATTCAAACCGCCCGGGCAAAAGGATTAGATGAAAAACAAGTCATCTGGAAACACGCTATGAAAAACTCTCTTCTTCCTCTTATCACATTGTTTGCAAGTATTTTTCCTCTTGCCATTTCCGGTTCCTTCGTGATAGAAACTATTTTTAATATTCCCGGAATGGGAAAACTTGGACTGGATGCGTTGTATGCAAGAGATTATCCAATCATCTTTACAGTAATGATGTTCACAGCCATTTTAACCATGCTCGGCAACCTGGTTTCAGATATCCTTTATGCACTGGTTGACCCACGCATTGCATACACTAAAAAGTCATGA
- a CDS encoding ABC transporter substrate-binding protein, with the protein MKCVRKLLSIFLILISLILFSCSGNFPVKNEVIIHQLADPEMINPVNFTDAQAAYITSHIFQKLIDADFRNPSELVPILAESRPVIEKTPEGKMKLTFRIRKEAQWDNGSDVTAKDAEFTIKTFKCPLVNNPNSKSYFDFMVDFKFYDDDPKKFTIVSDTLYFMAEATFTDISILPEYLYDPKGLMKKFSVKLIAEKPDSLNSDAQMKEFADDFNSEKRMRDPKFIGGSGAYKFTEWITNDNIVLTRKDNWWGDALQKENCFFESFPDKLIFKVISDQVTAIVSLKAGNIDVMDGIKSKDFNELPKSEKFTKNFSSYTPMEYSYVYIGLNTKNPLLKDKFTRQALAHVTDIQSMIKTIKYGQAEQTIGPVHPSKKKSYNSDIHPYDYNLEKAKELLSQAGWKNTNSDETLDKMIDGKRTEFIIDFIVNAGNYERKAIGLMLQAEAKKVGIAINIVSVDWAVYLDRCRNHKFDLMIGKWLGGPGPDDLKQIFHSTAATGEGSNYYNFSNAGADALIDSIRSEIDEEKRNGMYKRIQLIFHDEVPIIFLFAPAEKIVISKKFDNAYPSEVRPGYWVEGFQIKTASPE; encoded by the coding sequence ATGAAGTGTGTTCGAAAATTATTATCAATATTTCTTATCCTCATTTCGTTAATACTTTTTTCCTGCTCAGGAAATTTTCCTGTAAAGAACGAAGTAATCATTCATCAGCTTGCCGACCCTGAGATGATCAATCCTGTCAACTTCACCGATGCACAGGCAGCCTATATCACAAGCCATATTTTTCAAAAACTGATTGATGCAGATTTCCGAAATCCATCTGAACTGGTTCCCATTCTTGCAGAAAGCCGTCCGGTAATAGAAAAAACGCCTGAAGGAAAAATGAAACTTACTTTCAGAATCAGGAAGGAAGCGCAATGGGACAACGGAAGCGATGTGACCGCAAAAGATGCTGAGTTTACCATAAAAACTTTCAAATGCCCGCTGGTAAATAATCCGAATTCAAAATCATATTTTGACTTCATGGTAGATTTTAAATTTTACGATGATGACCCGAAAAAATTCACCATCGTATCTGATACGCTTTATTTCATGGCGGAAGCAACTTTTACTGACATCTCCATACTTCCTGAATATTTATACGACCCGAAAGGGTTGATGAAAAAATTTTCTGTTAAGTTGATTGCTGAAAAGCCTGACTCGCTGAATTCAGATGCACAGATGAAAGAATTTGCTGATGACTTTAATTCCGAAAAAAGAATGCGCGATCCGAAATTCATAGGCGGAAGCGGTGCTTACAAATTCACGGAATGGATCACTAACGACAACATTGTTCTCACCAGAAAAGACAACTGGTGGGGCGATGCTCTTCAAAAAGAAAACTGCTTCTTTGAGTCATTCCCAGACAAACTTATTTTCAAAGTAATTTCTGATCAGGTAACCGCCATTGTTTCACTAAAGGCAGGAAACATTGATGTGATGGACGGAATTAAATCGAAAGATTTTAATGAGCTGCCTAAATCAGAAAAATTCACAAAGAATTTCAGCTCATACACACCCATGGAATATTCATATGTATATATCGGACTGAATACAAAAAATCCACTGCTGAAAGATAAATTTACAAGACAGGCACTCGCACATGTTACAGATATTCAGAGCATGATAAAAACGATTAAGTACGGGCAGGCAGAGCAGACAATTGGACCCGTTCATCCTTCAAAGAAAAAATCATATAACTCCGATATTCATCCTTACGATTACAATCTTGAAAAAGCTAAAGAATTATTATCACAGGCAGGATGGAAAAATACAAATAGCGATGAAACTCTTGACAAGATGATTGACGGAAAACGAACTGAGTTTATTATTGATTTTATTGTCAATGCAGGCAACTATGAACGCAAAGCCATCGGGCTCATGCTTCAGGCAGAAGCTAAAAAAGTTGGCATAGCGATAAATATTGTATCTGTTGACTGGGCAGTCTATCTTGACAGATGCCGCAATCACAAGTTTGATCTTATGATTGGGAAATGGCTTGGCGGTCCGGGACCTGATGACTTGAAACAAATCTTTCACAGCACTGCGGCAACGGGCGAGGGCTCCAACTATTATAACTTTTCAAATGCTGGCGCTGACGCGTTGATTGATTCTATCCGTTCAGAAATTGATGAAGAGAAACGAAACGGAATGTATAAACGCATACAACTTATTTTTCACGATGAGGTACCAATAATTTTCCTGTTTGCTCCTGCCGAAAAAATCGTCATCAGTAAAAAATTTGATAATGCCTATCCGAGCGAGGTGCGGCCCGGCTACTGGGTGGAAGGATTTCAAATCAAAACTGCTTCGCCAGAGTAG
- a CDS encoding GIY-YIG nuclease family protein, which translates to MYKVYILHSKKINKYYVGSTQDLNDRLKRHNEGRSVYTKKGLPWELMQHFDCMTKSEAVQLENKIKKRGMKRYLEDINRGVAQSG; encoded by the coding sequence ATGTATAAAGTGTATATTTTACATAGTAAAAAGATAAATAAGTATTACGTTGGTAGTACTCAAGATCTGAATGACAGATTAAAGAGGCACAATGAAGGACGAAGCGTGTATACAAAAAAGGGTTTACCTTGGGAATTGATGCAACATTTTGATTGTATGACAAAAAGCGAAGCGGTTCAATTGGAAAACAAAATTAAGAAACGCGGCATGAAAAGATATTTGGAAGATATTAATCGGGGTGTAGCGCAGTCCGGCTAG